atacgaaggttttcacaatcagaatttaggttttgaagcttagcttccttttcagatgtattcccttcaaatacggtttctaagatatcccaagcatctttagaccgagtgcacgtagtcacatggtgctgaagatctggggtaatggcatggatgatagcattcaatccaaaattttgctttgcagcaagtatatcAACAGgctcatactcaccaatatcctttggaacagttacaccaTTTACTGTAATCATTggaggattatatccattaataacacgaacccatgattgaaaatcacgcgcttggagAAAAGaacacataacaattttccaccataagtaattcgagccatcgaagactagcgGTACTTTTATAAAGATAACATTTCTGTTTATAGAgtcaaattgctacaaacacagacttatgaggtctttaacgtgttttcctgctctgataccaattgaaaaagagggagtcaataaccacacccaataattcgttcggaaatctatatggactaactccaatataattccgagagcaccaacttaaaaagcgagttcaatcaagaaatatactaaagagttatatctcaatttctcgatacCATCTGCAATCGTACAAATAGAAATCTATGAtctcgattgatatgagaaataacttggacggtaccaaagaccaatgtccaagtgccaatcaattaaaaaaaactatccaacaaataaggttggattttccaattgattgaactatgcacaacctgtgttatttcaattatataaacaaatataatgcggaaaagaaataactcagTCACCAAaagttttcttaacgaggaaaccacaaatgtagaaataactctgggacctagtccatatttgaacaccatattttattaagctgctacagatactaacctactacaagttaacttcagactgaaatgtagttgagctctaaccaagtctcacaccgattaacgtACAgctgtgttccttacgcctcttgaaccacgccggattctgcgcacttgattctcttagcttacctcacccacgactaagagttgctacgacccaaagtcgaagacttataaacaaatgtgtctcccacagataagtctattctgatagataaatctgtctcccacagaagtacctatgaagttttgttccgtcttttgataaatcaaggtgaacaggaatcaattgataatgcggtcttatactcccgaagagcagcctagaaaatCAAtaacctcataataacttaactacatggtagtgttagagcaatgctcggtcgaactcgcaagcgttgctatctcaagcttgtttgtcaagtttagttgtcaaaactataagtcttgatttccagtctacttatagctaagtctcaaattaggataaaaagtgtagctgatcattagacttcacggcgttcatcgattgaagacgaagaactactaaggggagattgtggaacttcatcaacaaaatgtatatggagacttgaactcatctatcactcaaaagtatatctactctatctcctatttgagacaaaagttgtatagctatatagagttcgattatacacatttgatatttcgagctgagtttaactcgcttacatatttatcgaaatatgtgttggtaagctttcgctttaaccgagttcatcttatattcttgaggaaagtcaaaagatgatcatgtgaaaatcgccttgtaacatcttacatgatttgtgtgagactgtcatttgatgtagactcagaatttttcgtattgatcattcgatcacttgaaaattgctttgaagctaatagtttgtctgagacagctattgtcgtcttccaagaatgtttcaatggtttaaataggagtttagaacgattaaccatgattggatataaacacagtatgcgtactttcaaATGTGTACTCCAAGACCgacaatctagtatgcatacctgtttgcgtactggttggtcaggtaaagtccgggagctatagtatgcatacccatatgcgtactggcaagtcagttgaagtccgggaactttagtatgcgtacccgttcgcgcaCTATATTTaactgagttcggatgtgaacgacagtatgcgtacatgtttgcatattgggcgaacacagtccaagtaggtatgcgtacccgtttgcatacttgagtaggttatgttctaaaatcggtttgttcatgaactaataaatttatataggaatgcaatcttttgcaaaccgtggatatgatgttcatgaatttgttcgagtgaatcaaaatcgattttgcttcaattgtgtcttgtatacttctatgagaatataaacaattgaaaaactctagaactagtttcatttgagtcatttgaactagttatggttaagatgaatatggttgatatgaaagtgttcatatggctaacttcggttaactattgtggagccaacaaaggtgcacatgtttaggtacggttactcatatctaagtgaagtcacttttcatttgtgtgtaacaagataagttcgatctaacggttgaaagatattagcttgagtctaatcaggttttcatctaatagtgagtattgaatgctttgttaccaaggtagcattgattgcaaaccctgatttgaagattatataagggagaactctagcaacggggaaacctaatccccacacctcctgcgtgatactagttgcgactggagtcgattctccttaaaccttaggtttttccaaaaccctgtaggttaacaacttgaagacttcattgggattgtgaagccatacccaactattttctctgtagttgcatgtttttatcttgctattttctatcgtgattgattactatcttctctaagattggctcgagatttaatctctgataggcaagataaaaagtagtcacaaagatcttcgtctcatcgtttttgattccacaatatcttgtttcgctaccatacaattaagattattgtgaggtgattgatatttataggatgttcttcgggaatataagtccggtatatcaattggttcttgttcaccttgatttatcaaaagacggagcaaaactcataggtatatctgtgggaggaagatttatctattcagtagacttttatgtgtgagaaagattggtttatcaagtattcgactttgggtcatagcaactcttagttgtgggtgagatcagctaagggaatcaagtgcgcagagtcctgctgggattcagagatgtaaggagcgtaactgtaccttgatcagtgtgagattggtttgggctcaactacattccagtccgaagttaacttggattaggctagtgtctgtagcggcttaatacagtgtggtgttcaaatctggactaggtccccgagtttttccgcatttgcggtttcctcattaacaaaacttctggtgtccgtgttatttcttttctgcattatatttgtttatataattaaaatatcacagtttgtgcgtaagttcaatcaattgtgaatccaacctttgatttttgattaaactgattgacacttggatattggtttttgataatgtccaagttatttattatattcaatagggatcgcaaattcctatttgtttgattgcagattgaattgataaattgagatataactctttgatatacttttcttaagattgagtatgactgtctagttgattctcttggaagtatattggagttagtccatacagattgctaagtgacacattgggtgtggttcttagacccccgctttttcagatagtaGAAGAAttcattgtggaatcacaaagaatgagacaaaaagctttgtgattaatttttatatctttcgtatctgagataaatctcgagcaaatcttagagaagataaaactcaatacaataaaacaagcaagataagatcacgcaactacagagaaaatagttgggtctggcttcacgaatcccagatgaagtcttcaagtcgttaacctataatgattttggaaaagcctaggttaaaggataatcgactctagtcgtaactaggacacaggaaagtgccgggattattccagttgctagagttctcccttatatagtcttccaaatcagggttttcttttaatcaaagctaagatagcttagtaacaaagcattccatatgcaccgttagatgaaaacctgatttaagattcaagctaagtctgcttaaagacaaaacaatatctctccaccgttagatgattggtaggcttttaagagtgtaagaataagagaataaatggatgcctacagtgataccgcaagtgcacggtgttgttgcagtgagtgcacgagtacgggtcgaatccacagggacttggggtgttatgaagttttcctagctaattctatatgcaaggcagtgacaaaagataatgatttttgtgttgtgttgaaacacaactgagctgtttggtgtaactgaactagtgacagaaagtgtaactaaacaacaGAGAGCAAATGTTACTAAGGTATTGAATCCACCAataacctatgctaaggcaatctcaatttcaatatcactcttgtcccttgtgtagatatcagtgagcttctaggcttgctgactatctagatggcagtgaaggttcaagcctgctgctcatcaaagggttgtttcaggaggatggtttagtatcactaagataattatctaatcctagtattagttgtcctctcacaaaacaaactaatcgcagatcaatcacttagatgagtaagcaatcctgaaggataatttatcctaaacagttctagcacaacaagaacaatatctatgatttcaactaactagcagtggcattggtttcatctcaaccttagcaccagtgatttagaacataatgaaatagcACAAGAAAGTTAACTACACATGACAGAACATACTTGAAACTTAAACATTAAAAAAACATTGAACACTAACACAACAGacattaacagtggataagaagaagatatgcattggattgaaaaatcaaattaacccaattagggggtttctcggatgacccaagaaccctttaaacattctacatcagtttctatttatagcttacatcaaatccctaatttcacaaaaccctaaaatttgcaaaccctaacttttggggaaaatcaaattcgacatacccatgtgtaaattggcttcgacccatgcttcttgatgtccctctgatgctcttcctgctccaattgatgtactgcaaccctagctcgagttgtttcatcaactccacacctaggtcagagagatgtgggtttggggaaacgactaggctAGGAAAAGAAAACTGTGGTACGTACGGGTTTTGGTAGAGGCGGAGAGGGGTGTAGTGAAGCTCGAGGAGCAGCAGTTGCAGGCTGCCATGGTCGGGTGGAAGGaggagatggcagagttttctctgcagacggagtggaggagaagaactcgatgtttgggaagaagggtccgtttggttaggggtatagggttctgatgctagggtgtgaggcgggtgtatcaaaggttgatgctcagcaaagtgaaagtgtaggatgaaaaggtgatggaatgatccaacgacgcgatagaagcgaccgttggatgatgagatacaacaaaactgacggcttcagatggagttaggtactatagtgtttgacgggagcttcggagtttgatgcacaatgatgaggcgaccgttggatgatgagatggatccaatctgacggctctcatggaaatgggtatggataatggaaatggatttgggtaagggttttgggccttgggtatgccaagcccatatcttctttaagaacaattcttcctcttcaagcccacttctcgttgatccgtctcttgcaaacatcattcttcgcttcctcctagcgagagtctttgccgttcctttgctcttttcgctccgtgagttaaccaggctttatttagtacctaaaaatgcaaaattaattaagaaaagtatttattcttgaaaacaacgaaaacacagaatatgggataaaatgtagaattaatgcacaaaagatgagttaaatgccaagaaaaatatatagaaatatgcactttttagcactcatcaatgatcttagcttgttatgcacatatgaaatatactttcacttagatatgggtaaccgtatttaaaagtgtatattgagttggctcaataacagttaaccgaagttatccatatgaacacttttgtctgaaccacattcatctaacacttctagatcaactatgatgatcaatcaatcatgaaagataatcaaatgatctaatagtgtttcaaatagagttgttcaattgttcactatttcacagaaatatatatgaaccaattgaaacaaaatcggattgattcatgagaatcaattcatgaacattaaaccacggtttataaagattgcattccttaatttataaatttatttgttcatgagtatcaaaacatacttaaccgattttagaacttaaaccacgaagtttgcaaacaggtacgcaaactatagcttccggactttggttttgtccagcagtttgcaaacgcaTATTCATATTgttgtcccggaccttaactcaggtagaaccgttttcAAACTGGTTTGAaaacttggttcccgaactttaacagttaaaattgTTCGCATACTGGTGTACTAACAAGGTTtatggacctgaatcataccacaacaatttgcatattggtatgcatccctgttgtatccagacaaaggttaattgttctaaactctcatttcaattattgaaacatccttagaggatgacaatagatatctcacacaaactattagcttataagtaattttcaggtgatcgaatgatctatacgaaactttccgagtcgacatcaaatgattgtctcacacaaatcatgtaagatgtttcaaggcaattttcacatgatcatcttttgacttattatttagtttccaaaaaataaattgtttccaactaaactcgtcaagaatatgatgaacgtagctaaagaaaaaatcttccgatgcatatttcgagaaatagataaccgagttaaactcagctcgaaatatcaaatgtgtataatataaaattttatataactatacgacttagtctcattaggatataaaatataatagagttctgagtgatagataagttttagtatccacataccttttgttgatgaagttcttccaagctctccacagtagatcttcgtcttcaatcgatgaacgccatgaagtctaaagctcaactacacattttatcctaatccgatacatagctataagtagactacaaatcaagacttatagttttgattaactaaacttgacaaacaagcttgagatagcaatacttgcgagttcgaccgagcaatgctctaacaccaaccaTATTTTCAACTTGAACAATGTCTTTCTAGTTCCTCAAGCTTCACATAACTTACTCGCAGTTCACAAATTTACTTCAGACAATAATTATTCAATAACATTTGATGCTTCTAGATTTTGTGTGAAGGATTTATCAACTGGGAAGACACTTTTACAAGGCCCTCATCATAATGGTCTCTATCCTCTACATTTTATCCATCAATCAAATAAAAAGGCTCTCTCTACTGCCACAACAAACATCTTCGCTGAAGTTTGGCACAAGAGACTTGCACACCCATCCTTTCAGACCATGAAGCATGTATATAGTTCTTTGAACTTGTCAAATGTAATAAGGTCTCCTTTATTTTGTAGTGATTTTCAGCTAGGTAGAATTCACAAGCTTCCCTTTACACTTTCCAGTCATTATAGTTCTAAACCTTTAGAATTACCGCATCTTGACTTATGGGGTCCTAGTCTTGTTCAATTCATTTTTGGATACAGATATTATGTTAATATCATTGATGATCACTCTAAATTTTGCTAGATATATCCTTTATTTGATAAACCTAAGTTCAAGAAAGTGTTTCTTCAGTTCAAAGCTCAAATTGAAAAATTCTTTGCAGTATCATATTATTACCACTAGAACTGATGTAGGTGGAGAATTTGTTAACAAAGAACTATCTTCTTTTTTATCTACTAGTGGCATTATTCATGAAATTTCTTGTCCACATACACCTGATCAAAATGGTGTGGCAGAATCAAAGCACAAACATCCAGTTGATTTTGGCAGGACATTTCTTATTCAATCAGGTATTTCTGATTCTTACTGGGTTGAAGCTTTTACAACTACAAATTATACCATCAATAGACTACCAACAAGATCTATAGGGAACAAATCACCATTTGAAGTCTTATTTCACAAATCTCCTGATTATACATTCCTCAgatcttttggttgtatttgtTTCCCTTGGATAAGACCTTATCCAATTCACAAACTTGCTCCTAGAAGTATTTCTTGTTTATTCATTGGTTATAGTCAGCATCACAAGGGTTACAGATGTCTTGAAATTGCCACTGGAAAAATTTACATCTCAAGACATGTAATTTTTAATGACTTTGTGTTTCCTCTTAAAGTTACACATATATCAGCTTTTGTCTGGTTCTTGCATACATGCACTTCTACAGTTCCTTGTTCATGGCAAGCTTATAGCTTCTTCTGGTTCTTTACTTCCAGATCCAAATCCTTACAGATCTTTAGTTGGTACGCCGCAATATTTAACATGGACCAGACCTGAGATTAATTATGTTGTCAATAAGGTCTGTCAACATATGCAACATCCTACTTCTGATTATTTAATTCCACACAAAAGGATACTTAGGTATATTAAAGGCAGATTGGATTATGGTATTCTGTTTAGCAAAGGACTATCTGCAGTTCATGGTTTCAGCGGTCCTGATTGGGTTGGAAATCCTGACACAAGAAGGAGTACTGGAGGTTATTGTATATTCTTTGGTTCTAATCCAATTTCCTGGTCAAGTAAGAAACAAGCATCAGTTGTTAGATCATCTACTGAAGCTGAATCAGAAGTCTAGCAAATTCTGCTGTTGAGGTGTTGTGGCTTTGGAAACTACTTCAAGAGTTACATATTCTTCTACCTGCTTCACCAACTTTACTGTGTGATAATCAAAGTATCGTTTCTTACTCCTCCAATCCTATTTTTCACTCAAGAATGAAGCATTTTGCCATTGATTACAACTTTGTGCATGAGCTGGTTCAATCCAACGATTTATAGGTCTAATATATATCTATAGTTGCTCAAGTTGCAGATATTTTTACAAAAGGTCTAGATGGTCCTATATTTGCAGTGGTGCGCAACAAGCTGAAGGTGCTTCCTCTGTTTGCACATATCATCTCGAGGGGGGCTAATAGCACCCATTTAAGTTGACACTCCACTTACACCGGTCCAGCCTGGATACAACCTATCCTCGATCACCACCTGTATCTCTTTGATTGGTTCTCTTCGTTTGTTCTCATTGGTTCGGCCTGTAATAAAACTGTTAGCTCTTTCTCTTTCCTGTAACTAACTCAAGAACAACCTTACCTTCTGTGTGTGAGTGTGTGCTTTCTCTGCAAAtgtaatttcatttccttcatcaatgAGTCACAAATTATTCAGTTCAACTAGTAGAAACTTTGATACAATGTCCAGCCTTTTGCTGTCCAAGCTAGATTTTTCATTTTAAAGCTTTTAGTGAGGCTTTCCATGAGGAAGAATTATAAGCGGATGAAAAGGGTGATGGTGGCCTTGGGCATCAAAGAAAAATACTGGAAGGACAGAACACAAGTTGCATGGGCAGCGATGGATGGTGATTGATATAGTCTTTGTTTTCCACAGGGTGGTGCAGTAGAGTGTCTACCTCCAAACTTTGGTATACTAAAGTTTAAGATCGAATTCAGTATCATCTCTAACGAAAGTACCAAAGATAATACTTTATATAagctttttaaataaaaataaacatcagAGCATAGAATTTCACTTTGTTCTTTTTACACTACACACCCACAAAACGTAAAGTAACTGAAATTATAAATTGAGACAAAACATTGATATGTGCTCGAAATATAGAATTACCAGTGCCGAGTTTGCTGTGAAAGAAGTTTCAGCACCAGTGCGCCACACTTGAAACACTCTCAATCAGAAACAAGTGGATGTTGAGTTGCTTAATTCAAAGCAGCATAAAGAAAGTCTAAGAAACCTGTTCCTTTCAGAAGACCTTTACCAGTTAGAAGctcaaaatctaataccaaaagAAATCCAATTATAGCTGCTTTCCCATTTATCAGTTCATTCTTCCTCGAAAAACCGAACCCCAATTGACCTTCATCAACTACCATTCTCACCTAAAGTGCATCATTAAAATTTTAAGTTAGAAAAGAATTAACAactaaaaattttaaaattatattCATGTAATATTGGTCAATGTTGAAGGCAATAGTACCTCGTCGACGTTGACATTAGTCGCAGTGAAACCAGGTTGAGCTCTACCGCTGTAAACAATCTCAGCAGAAACACCAGAGTCTAGGTTCCCACTCATGCTAATGCAAATGTTGTCATCTTCGGTTTTAACCGGATAAATGTAGAGTTTCCTCAAAACAGGCGTTAGAGCTCGAAGAACAGGATTCTTTGGATACCAATCCTTCACATCTCCTGTTTTGAGATCAAATGTACTATCTGTACTTGGACAAACTATACAACCATCCTGCAAAGCAACACAAAACACAAAATTTTCAAATGCTTATTTGAGTCCCTATAGCATGAGTCAATTTTATATCAAGGTTATGAATTTGGTTTGCATTCTGCAAGCTATGTTGTGAAAGGCGCCCTAGGCGCTCGCCTAGCGCCTAAGTTTGTTGCATGTAATTGGGAAAAGGTAAGGCCACGAACCTGAGTAAGCTTGGCATTTAACAAGCCTTCACTATAAGCACCTTCAGCAGGAGACCGATTTTCGATTGCAAAAATTTGATCTTTATACCATAAAAGAAGAATAACTTCATCATCTTGAATAATCACTCTTCTTTCTCCTTTGGGTAATGCTGCTAAAGGAACCACCGGGACCCAACTCCTACCACTACCACCTCCGGAAGAGGGAGATGATTCATTGGCCACTGAAGCTTCGGTCGCTTCACATACAATTTTCCTTGGGTTTCTTCCAAGTGTCTTTTGAGAGGTTGATAGTGAAAATGAGGAGAAAATTCTCCTTGATGCAATTTGAGGGTGAGTTAATGATGCCAAAGACTTTCGTCGATGATTCAGAGACGAAAGGGTGGAAAAGACCCGAGGATTTGATGCTGCCGTAGTTGAAGCCATAGAAGAAAATTTGGTGATGAACAACTAAATCCGTATCCTCAGGGGATTGACAATGGAAATACAagtgaaagaaaatgaaattccATGGCCACAAGATGTGGATAATGTGGCATTATGGCTTCTTGGCTCTTACTTTGCTGCGTGTTTTATACTACTTTTTGGTCGTGTGGGACCGATAAGCATCGTGGCTAGTTTCAGGACGTGAGATATCCGTTTAGCAGTTAAGTCAAAGATAGTCAAATGTTGACTTTAGACAACTTCAGAAATTAGAAGTTTTGGTCATAGTTTCTGGTTTAGCTGCTTCTGCCAAACCTGTTGGGTGTCTCCGGCAACATTTGATCACATGGGACAACTTTGGCTCCCAAATATCTGTCCAATATCAGTCTAACTAAATAAGACAGGAGAGTAAAGCCAGAAGCATCTTTTTGTATATGAGATAAAATTTATAAATTTACAGTGCGACTAAGTATCAAATTCTTCAACAGTCTGGAAGGAGAATACTGCACATAATATAGATAAACTGATGAATGATTGAACAAACACAGTCGAGTCGGGCTACAAAAATTGTTACAAGATGAGGATACATTATCATTATGTGGACTTTTACAAGTGCACGTGTTACAATGTTTGACGGGAATAAATGCCTGAATCTTTTGAAGATTTAATGTGGGTTTTCTCTTTACTCTTTTACTGGAAGGAAGGTGAAAGAATCCTGAACAGACCATCAGGGTTATCAGCGTGAACctataaaaataatcacaaagttTCATTAAAGTCATGAGCAGCAGTAGACTAGGAGTGAAAGTGGGACGGAACAAAGTTTGGCTTCACAGTGAAACATTACTAATGTAAAATATCATACCCTGTTCCCAAAATATCACAGTAAGAGTTTAAAGACAAAGTTTGACTAAATTTACTGAGCCAAATCCAATTCTAAAATTCTCCTAGGGCAGGTTTTCAGTTCCTGGGAAGTGATTGATAAACACTTAATCTAATAATTTGCATCCAAGAAATGAGAACAACATCTAGCAAAATAGCCCCAGCCTTTAAAATTTGCAGCCCAATGTAAGTTTGACAGGGTATACAATTTTATGTAACTTTTAACGTGTGGAAACAAAGAAATCCAACTGCCACCTTTCTGGTATAGTTTTTTCACTATCTAAATCGCCACCAGTAGCCTCCTCTTAGCCAATGACTAGATgacgtgtgtgtgtgtgtggtgcTTGTTCACCCAACCCATTTCAAGTGGGTGTATGATATTGTAGTCGGGACTGTCAGTGGACATAAGATATGGCCAACAACAAGGTTAAGGCAGTTAACAAGTCTGTAACTACTTGAGCCTATGGTCTAAAGTGTGGGTGGACCTATACACATTTGCACCGAAAACATGGATCCACGCAACAGAAGGAAATGCaagagaaatataatgaaaaggGAAGCAGCCTAAGGTAAAACTTTAAAAGCAACTATGAAATAGCATACCCAGTGCCCGGCATCTTCAAGCACATGCATCTGAACTCCACCTCCCTCATCTGCAGCCTGTTCCTCAGCAGCATGTATCCTCTGAAGATCTCCAAGGGCCCACCTGTGCAAGCTCCGTTCAGCTTTTAAGAAATTGATATGCACACCTCGAGGAACATCCTCGACAAATTTCCTGTAATGAATTCAAAAAGTATGAAAACATTAGCACTGCTCAAGAGTATCTGCAAaatccaaaaaagaaaacaagaaaaacaatagAAGATAGAAactataaaaatttaaaaacaccCAGCTTGGAAAGGAAGAACCATATGATACCATAAGTTTGTTTCTTCGTAGGATTTGTACATCTCAGCAATACCCTTGAGGTCAAAGACCCATGAGAAgcttgatgatgatgaatcagtcGGTCGGAGATTAGTTACCACCCACTggataaagaaagaaagaaagaaagaaagagatgagGAGAACGCCTAATATGCACTCCCTGAGAAAACCAAGAAACTTATAAATCCCCGAAGATTAATCTTGGTCCAGTTTAGAGTTCACTTCAGAGTTAGATACCTTTGTTCTTATCTTTGTGTAATGAAACTAATATTACCAAAATAGTTC
This genomic stretch from Papaver somniferum cultivar HN1 chromosome 5, ASM357369v1, whole genome shotgun sequence harbors:
- the LOC113283341 gene encoding uncharacterized protein LOC113283341, with translation MASTTAASNPRVFSTLSSLNHRRKSLASLTHPQIASRRIFSSFSLSTSQKTLGRNPRKIVCEATEASVANESSPSSGGGSGRSWVPVVPLAALPKGERRVIIQDDEVILLLWYKDQIFAIENRSPAEGAYSEGLLNAKLTQDGCIVCPSTDSTFDLKTGDVKDWYPKNPVLRALTPVLRKLYIYPVKTEDDNICISMSGNLDSGVSAEIVYSGRAQPGFTATNVNVDEVRMVVDEGQLGFGFSRKNELINGKAAIIGFLLVLDFELLTGKGLLKGTGFLDFLYAALN